The DNA sequence GGATCAGCGCTGGAGCGGGcgacctcccctcccttccccccacAACCGCCCTCCTCCCTTCCCGGGACATTTTTCCTCCCCAGGGAATTGCTGTGGTCGCTGATGCGCTATATTAAATCGTATTTCCGTAGCAGGCGGCTGCAGGCTGCCGGCCGGGAGCTCACTCTGTTCGCGTGCCTTCACACCTTTACCACCAGCTCGGCTAGACCTCTGCGCGCCTGCCGCTGCAGCCCAGCTCGCGGCTGTCCTCCCCAGGCTCCCCGCCCAGGGCTCTGCGCCCTGCGCTCCCGGCTCTCAGCTTCCTGGCGCCGCCGCGGTCGCTGTCACTTCCCCAGCGGCCAAGGACCAAGCTGCTGATAAAATGCTTTGAACCTGCTACAAGCCTCCCCACGCCCTCCTCCCGCCGCTCGGCTTTTGCCAGCTTCGGGTCCACtcttccctttctcccttccAAGCACTCTTTATTTCCGCCTTGAGAAAGAGCAGGCTGTTGCAGAAGCGCCGAGGTGGGGAGGGGAGCGGAATTCTCTCTGAGCCCATCTCCCGCGGTCCAGGCCAGAATTTTAAGGGGTGGGGGGCGCCGGGTGCGATGGCTTAGTGTCCCACTTCTACCACTTGCTCTGGGCAAATGTCTGCCCACCCTTTCTCCGCGACTCTGGCACAACTGCCCCCTTCCCTGCTAGCTCAGACTAGGGAGTTGTTCTCAGCCCAGTTAAGAGCAGGGCCTGGACTTGATCTCCCGGGAGTTACGACAGCGGAAGCTTAGAGACCGCTGTCCAACCGCGCAGTTCTGAATCTGTTCGCCTCTGAACCGACAGGGGGAGCGAGAACTGAGGGAGTGAGCCTGGGAGGGCCAAAGGTCAACAGCAGACCCCACACCGGATGGAAATGCTGTAGTGGGTTCTGAAGGAAGACAGGAAATTCTCTGGGCTGTATATACCCCACTCCAGTAATGTCTCTTGGGCGGGAGTGGGACAAGAGCCAGATATTAAAAatcatttgggggaaggaagcctTCTTGGCTGGAAATTGCATTCTTGTAGGGGCATTGTCCTTCACACGTCCCCGCGTGGCTGCAGATGTCTGGTCTCAGACAAGGTGACAAGGTGAAGGTGACGCAGAAGAGAACCTAGAGGATCTGAGGAAGCTCCAAGCCATCTACCATACACCCATCCCAATCTCCTGCAAGCTTTTATTTACTGAAGCCTGGGATTGCATTTTCCACTCTTGGCAGTTCCCAGTTCCCAGCTCCTCCACCCCACTGCCCACCTGGCTCCCTGCATGATCTTTCTGGGGAAATTCCTGCCCCTCCTCTGAAAAAAAGTCCTAACCCATTCCTTTGAATTCGAATGTAAGGATAGGATGTTGGCAACAGGCCCCAAATCAGGAAGAGGTTGACTGATTGCAACCTTCTTATCAAACCCATggccttaaaaacaaaaacaaaaaatattcttCAAATGTGTGACTTCTATTTTTAACTCATCTTTCTTATGAATTTGCATAGTGTGCTCAATAAAAGCTTCAGTAAGAATCGATAAGAATCTGTCTTCTTCCAGGATGGTGTCCCATCACCCTCGCCCTCAGGGGTGGGAGAATACCTGTGAATACCTGTGCGAGCAGGAAGACCTGCTCCGCCTGGAGTTTGGCAATGCCGAAGTTCCATACTTTCCTAGGCAGATGGTTAAGTTCCCCCAGGTTCGTGCCAGGTTTCAACGTCATGCTGTGATTTTGTTCTTCTGGAGCGGGACGAGTGTTGTTTCCCAGAGTGGCCCTATTAGAACAGAAAGAAAATCCTCTAAATAGGCGGAACAAGGCATCAGGAGGGAAAGTTCTCTAAATGCTCTCTAATACGAACCCGGTATTGTGTGGAATTCAGCGCCCATCACCGTTTAGCCGGAGAGTTAtggcagtgattgtggatgaataGAGGAACATAATGGATACATGTGGCGTTTGCTCGTTATATTCAAGTTAGCCCAACTCCGGGGTGGAAACTGTTCAACTTTCTCTCCCCTTAGCTTGTCACAGTGAAATAATACAGACATTGGGGCCTCCAATGGGATCGCCTGCCACGCCATTCTATTTCCACTGCTAACGAGGGCTTCATAAGCCTTTGATACAGTCTGATCTTTGAAACCTTTCCAAATCTCCTCAAGCTTATGCTAAATCCTAtttggaactttttttttccttgcctgcTAGCGCCCAAGGCTTAAGAAAGCCATTTGGACAGTGACATGCATACTAACATATCCTAGTGCTCTTTATTGAAAGGAAAGTGGCAGCTCTGATCACCAGGGCTCACACGAGCAAAACACAATTCTGTATACAAATTTGAATAAAATCAACTCTCCTTTATCCTTCAGGCTTCTTCATCGACAAGCTATTCCAGGCGCTGTGGGGAGCTGGGGAAGGTGATCAGAGCCTCACTTGGCAGAGCAAGTTTGGAAGCCTCGGAGGTGCCAAACGAAACCCGCGgctgggcgggggtgggggtgggggtctgaGGGATGGGAGAATCCCGAGCCACTGGGGAGAAACCCGAGCTACTTGGCACTTAGTTTTAGCAATCCGCACTGGAGAAAGGGTGCGGGGCGCACACCAAACAAAACCACCCGCTCCGTTTACCCTCGGAACCTTGCGCCAACTCCTCTGCAAGCAGAgtgctgaccaaaaaaaaaaaaaaaaaaaaaaaaggcggggggaaggagttttaaaaacaaaggAAAGATCCCCCTCGTTTTCCTTTCTTGTTTTCTCCTCTAAGCCTTTCCACATTAAAAGAATTGTCAGAGGCTGGCGGAGGAGCGGCGCTAGGGTAAGGCGGCCATTGGCTGCCGGGCTCGGGTGATTTGCATATCGGCGGTTACAAAGGCGGAGGCGGCTCGCGGCGGCGCAGCTCTTGCcaagagaagggagggagaggcGCTGAGTGAGGGCGGGTCCGCTCGTCCTCAGAGCCAGCCTGAGCCGGAGCTGCAACCTACAGAGTTGTCTCGCACAGGGCTCGCAAAAGAGCGTGCTCCCGGGAGCCGGGGACTCTCGGCAGAACCTGCGGCAAACCAGAGAAGACGATCTTCCGTAGCATTTTGAAATAGCGCTTGAGCTAGCGGCATGAGTTCTGTGAGGCGCTGGGGCAGCCCTTGCCTTTTCCCCTTGCAGCTCTTTAGCCTCTGCTGGGTGCTTTCAGTGGCCCAGAGCAAGACAGTCCGATACAGCACCTTCGAGGAAGATGCCCCCGGCACGGTCATCGGGACCCTAGCTGAGGACCTGCATATGAAAGTATCTGGAGACACAAGCTTCCGCCTGATGAAGCAGTTCAACAGCTCCCTGCTTCGGGTGCGCGAGGGTGACGGGCAGCTGACCGTCGGGGACGCAGGCCTGGACCGCGAGCGACTGTGTGGCCAGGCCCCGCAGTGTGTGCTGGCATTCGACGTGGTCAGCTTCTCACAGGAGCAATTCCGGCTGGTGCACGTGGAGGTGGAGGTGAGGGACGTCAACGACCATGCGCCGCGCTTCCCCAGGGCCCAGATTCCAGTGGAGGTGTCCGAGGGTGCGGCGGTGGGCACGCGCATCCCCCTGGAGGTGCCGGTGGATGAGGACGTGGGTGCCAATGGGCTGCAGAGTGTGCGATTAGCTGAGCCACACAGCCCGTTCCGAGTGGAGCTGCAGACGCGTGCGGACGGCGCCCAATGCGCAGATCTGGTGCTGTTGCAGGAGCTGGACCGCGAAAGCCAGGCCGCTTACAGCCTGGAGCTAGTGGCCCAGGACGGCGGGCGCCCTCCGCGCTCTGCCACCGCAGCTCTCAGCGTGCGTGTGCTGGACGCCAACGACCACAGCCCAGCCTTCCCTCAGGGCGCAGTGGCCGAGGTGGAACTGGCAGAGGATGCTCCGGTGGGCTCGTTGTTGCTGGACCTGGACGCGGCGGACCCCGACGAGGGCCCCAACGGCGACGTGGTGTTCTCCTTCGGCGCTCGCACCCCACCCGAAGCGCGCCGCCTCTTCCGGCTCGACCCGCGCTCGGGTCGCCTCACCTTGGCGGGACCCGTAGACTACGAACGCCAGGACACCTATGAGCTAGACGTGCGGGCGCAGGACCGAGGCCCTGGTCCCCGGGCCGCCACCTGCAAGGTCATCGTGCGCATCCGCGACGTCAATGACAATGCTCCCGACATCGCTATTACCCCGCTCGCGGCCCCGGGAGCGCCAGCAGCCTCGCCCTtcgccgccgccgctgccgccgccgcaCTCGGGGGGACGGACGCGACCTCTTCGGCTGGTCCAGGGATTCAGGAGGCGGGCGCCACCTCGTTGGTGCCTGAGGGGGCGGCGCGCGAGAGCCTGGTGGCGCTGGTCAGCACCTCGGACAGGGACTCGGGCGCAAATGGGCAGGTGCGCTGCGCCCTCTATGGGCACGAGCACTTCCGACTGCAGCCGGCCTACGCAGGCAGCTACCTGGTGGTGACCGCAGCTTCTCTAGACCGTGAGCGCATCGCCGAGTACAATCTGACGCTAGTGGCCGAGGACCGTGGCGCGCCCCCGCTGCGCACTGTGAGGCCCTATACTGTGCGTGTGGGAGACGAGAACGACAACGCGCCACTCTTCACGCGGCCAGTCTATGAGGTGTCGGTGCGCGAGAACAACCCTCCTGGAGCCTACCTGGCCACCGTGGCTGCCCGTGATCCGGACTTGGGCCGCAACGGCCAGGTCACCTACCGGCTGCTAGAGGCTGAAGTGGGCCGCTCCGGAGACGCAGTGTCTACCTACGTCTCAGTGGACCCCGCTACAGGAGCAATCTACGCGCTGCGCAGCTTCGACTACGAGACTCTGCGCCAGCTCGACGTGCGCATCCAAGCTAGCGACGGCGGCTCCCCTCAGCTTTCCAGCAGTGCTCTCGTGCAAGTGCGGGTGCTGGACCAGAACGACCATGCGCCGGTACTGGTGCACCCAGCGCCAGCAAACGGCACTCTAGAAGTAGCAGTCCCCGGGCGCACATCTAGGGACACGGCTGTGGCGCGCGTGCAGGCCCGGGATGCTGATGAGGGTGCCAATGGGGAGCTGTCATTCGACCTACAGCAGCAGGAGCCACGCGAAGTCTTCGCCATCGGCCGCCGCACGGGGGAGATCGTGCTCACCGGAGACCTCTCGCAGGAGCCTCCAGGCCGCGTGTTTAGGGCGCTGCTGGTCATATCCGACGGCGGCCGCCCACCTCTCTCCACCACAGCAACTGTCAGCTTCGTGGTAACAGCCGGCGGCGGACGCGGTCCGGCTGTGCCTGCCAGTGTAGGGAGCCCGGAGCACTCCCGCCCGCCTGGCTCTCGGCTAGAGGCGTCGGGGCCGGCGCTGCAATGGGACACACCGCTGATTGTCATCATCGTGTTGGCCGGGAGCTGCACACTACTGCTGGCCGCTATCATCGCCATCGCTACCACTTGCAACCGCCGCAAGAAGGAGGTGCGCAAAGGGGGGCCCCTCCGGGAAGAGCGGCCCGGGGCGGCGGGCGGCGGAGCCTCGGCTCCCGGCTCCCCGGAGGAGACAGCCCGGGGAGCTGGGCCCAGGCCCAACATGTTCGACGTGCTCACCTTCCCTGGCAGCGGCAAAGCGCCCTTTGGCAGCCCCGCGGCCGACGCGCCCCCGCCCGCGGTCGCCGCGGCCGAAGTGCCGGGCTCGGAGGGCGGCAGCGCCACTGGGGAAAGCTCCTGTCACTTCGAGGGGCAGCAGCGGCTCCGCGGCGCGCACGCCGAGGTGAGGCCTTCCTTCGGCTGGGCGCCCCTCTCCGTGCTCCGCGGACAGGCTGGGGGAAGGGAGTCGAGGGGTAGGGGTGGGCTCTGGCAGGGGGACTCTTAAACTATCGCACATGCTTCTTTGTTTCTTGTCCAACCCTCACACCCTTTCCCCCCCATTCCTCGCTGCAGCCCTACGGTGCCTCCCCGGGCTTCGGAAAGGAGCCGGCGCCCCCTGTGGCGGTCTGGAAGGGACACTCTTTCAACACCATCTCCGGCAGAGAAGCGGAGAAGTTCAGCGGTAAAGACAGCGGCAAAGGGGACAGTGATTTCAACGACAGCGATTCCGACATCAGCGGGGACGCTCTAAAAAAGGATCTCATCAACCACATGCAGAGTGGTGAGGACTCTTCTAACACCACCATCAtacacaccaccaccaccccattCCTCCTTCCCTTCCATTTCTTGCCTCCTCTCAATCTCGGTTCCCGGACCCACCCGCACTTTCCCACTTTTTATTCCTCCCTTTCCGAATCCAGGCCTCATAGTGAATTTCAACATGCCAAGTAGAGGCAACCCCCTCATCCTGTTAGGAATAAGCAGAGATGATACCAATCTTCTAGGAAGGGAATTCAACttatcaatttcttttttcttccagcAAAAGAAGCTGGGCTGAGCTTTGTGTAAAGACGTCTTTACAGGAAGCAATGTGCCTCTCAGTTCTTAAATCACACCATTCACCTTTATCCACACTTTTCTTTTCAATCACCCTGAACCTGGCTGGCATTCTTCTGAACATGGAGGCTTGGGTGTGTGTGACCTCGGGAATAATCATTATGCTCTTTCCCTTTTTATGATAGGACTGTGGGCATGCACTGCTGAGTGCAAGATCCTGGGCCACTCTGACCGTTGCTGGAGCCCATCCTGTGGAGGGCCCAACTCGCACCCCCCACCTCACCCACCAGCCCAGATGTCAACCTTCTGTAAGAGCACGTCCCTTCCTCGGGATCCTCTGCGCAGGGACAATTACTACCAGGCCCAGCTGCCCAAGACAGTGGGACTGCAGAGTGTCTATGAGAAAGTGCTGCACAGAGACTATGACAGGACAGTcactctcctctcccctcctcgtCCAGGGAGGCTCCCAGACCTTCAAGAGATTGGGGTACCCCTCTACCAGTCCCCTCCTGGAAGATACCTGTCTCCAAAGAAGGGAGCcaatgaaaatgtgtaatcccatGCTGCATGTCTTCACACACATATACAGGTCACTCCGAGAAGCCCCTAAGTTATTGACCGGTTTCAGtgttgtatatataaatatgcaagATGTGCCTTAAAATGAAGTTGTTGGAAGCTATTTCCAATCACATTGGTACTGTTTGGTATttgcaaacaaaaatgtagttaatgtaatttttatgaaatgtgtgcagtatttaatttttcttatcaTGCTATTGACTTTAATTTCACTTGCAGCTTGCCATTTTCTTAGTGTTTTTAACCTGTACATTGTGTAATGTAATGTTTGTATATAATgaaattttgttatatttttatataataaaagcTAAAGTGGAAGTTATTGCCAAAGGAACTGTCTGtaagacaaaaaaacaaaacatgttggaATTACTCAATGGAAATTTATCTTTCACCTGAAATGACCTAGTGTTTGAGAAGGTTTGCCTTGCCAAGTATAACTTGTATATCTTGAGTCTGTGGTAGATTTCAAGTTCAATGTTATTTAATTACATTTGGTTTTCTGTAAACCGTGTCACTTATAAGCACAGTAATAAAGGATTTGTCATGTGTTTGAAGAATCTGCTCATtgcttttcatgaaattgtctatAGTCAGATATTCACTAATAATTTTGGTGCCGGGATTATATCTTCTTTTAAGTGCTAATTATTTGGGCATTATAAATGTTTATGGCAATATTAACCCTGTGGGATTTCAAGTATTACAAAATCTCACacaagaatttaaaatatttgttgattgtataaaATCTCCATATACATTGATCACTATAAAATCCTTTCCCTCACCTATTCACTCAACACATAATTCTAAAGCATCCATCAAAAAGTGGAGGAAAGGCCTAGTGTGGAGGTACATGCCTGTAGTTCCAGGTACTTGGGAGTCTGAgtcaggaagattacaagtttgagacccACATGGGTGACTCTGTCACCCATGTGGATTAaaaaggattaaaaagaagggctggggatttagttCAGAGCACTTACCTAAGGTGTACAAGActgtgggttccatccccaacacacacacacacacacacacacacacacgcgcaaaaaaaaaaaaaaacctgtaggaAAGCTAAGTATGGGTTGTTCATTCACTAACATATGTAGAGATTTTACTTGTAGCCAGTAACTCCTTTATGAACCTGGATTTGAAGTGAAGAAGACTATCTCTAGGAGATATCAGGTAAAATGTCAGTATCAAAAAGacaatgaaaaggactgggggcATAGCACAATGAGAGAGCACATTTGTAGCATACACAAGGCCTAgagtcaatccccagcaccgggaaaaaaaataaaataaaaaagaagtttaTGGGTGAAATGAGGGGATGCAAGCTTGAAGATATTCTAGGGAAAAGAAAATATGGcggggctggggctatggctcagcggtagcgcacttgcctggcatgtgtgaggcactgggtgcgattctcaacaccatatataaaataaataaaataaaggtctatcaacaactaaaaaaagaaaacatggggCTTTGTCGAACAAGACTGATAAAACAATAATTGTCAATAGTAATATGGATACATGTTGGCGTGGAGTAACTACCCTTACAGTCTATTTGTGTTTATGTTTGAAAATGTGCATGATGGAAGATTTTCAAAAGATAGTCAAGACACCTATGCCTGTTTTCTATGCATTTCATTTGAAAccaaaatgatgatgatgatgataatgaaagCTAACATTTACTGAACAAGCTTTTATACATTCAAGCAGAGCTCTTTGCAAAGCACTCTGTgtgaattatctcatttaatcctcaaactTCCTTCCTGCAGAAGAACCATCATTAACTCCATTTTAcataagaaaactgaggcacaaggAAATTAGATAAAATGCTGAAAGTCACTCAGCTCACAGGTAGCCTGAGGCTGGGGCTGCAGTTCAGTGGTGGGATATTTGcccagcatgtacaaggccctgaattCTATCCCTAGTAccatcaaaacaacaacaacaacaaaaaaaaaatgtacataagtggCCAGGGTGAGATTCTAATCCAGAGTactcagaatgaaaaataaaataaagcaatgaaagaagtttggctggctttttttttttttttaactcgaaAGAAACAAAGAGGTGAAAAAGTCCCAGTGTGTGGCCTTTACTGCCTGGTTATTGTTTAGTCCTTTATATTTGTGAAGTGCCTGTTTTCCTTTATTACTAATTATAGAGTGTGAGGCACTGTAATGAATAGAGGAGCCCTCAAAGCTGCCTGTTGAAGTAATAATTGAAACCAGTGGTGGCTCCAAGCTAAACAGCAGGTCGGGCACACACAAGCGCTTTGCCACCCACGGCCTGTGCAAAAGTGCAGCAGTTTCTGCAGGCGACTGAGCTGCACATGCGCCTGACAATCTCAGGCTACCCAGGCCTCCAGTTCCAAAGAAAATGTAGGATTTAGGGAGGTTACCAGAATGATCAGGCCTGGTGGGAGAGACCCCCTGGTTAATCTGAAGCTATATGTTTGAGTCAGTCAGAGCAGAGGGACAAATGAATAATCCCATCCTGCAATCTAAAAGCAGCCAATCTCTCTGCATTTGCTGTTTGGATCCTTCAAAAGTAAAAtgatgtttatttctttttttattttgtactgtGCAAGCTATTttactgctcaaaaaaattaggGATTCACAACCTCTATGACTTCACTgtttcattttttccccttagagaaatGACCACCAAAAGGCCTTGCTTCAGTCTGGAACCTTTACAAAAATCAAACATACAGTTCAACCCTTAAAATTGTTTGAACAAAAATGAGGAGAGGAAAGCTCTCCTAGGGACCAGCAGCAGGAACCCTCCCAGGAGCTGCATGGGAGAGGCTTTCTGCTTTTCTCTAGAAATGCTTACACACAagtatatttttaagaaaatgtattgtttaattaaaataaatgagataatataaatGCAGGACATTTAGGACAAAGCCCAGCCTATGGTAAGTTCTCACCACACCCTGTGCTTTTTCCCCTTTCCGTGCCCCACTTTGACACCAGCCTCCACTTTAACTATCAGCACAATCCCATCCACTAAGGAAGAAATGGACCCAGGATGTCTGGCCTCATTCTGACCCTGTTTTCCTCTCCACTTCTTCCAATTTCACCAAGTAAACTAGAGCCTCATGTGTattcaacactccacaaacaagcagGCTGAAGTGAACATCACATATAAACTCACAAGTGTTACAGGTTTGTGATGGCAACAAAAATACCTCTCTGGAGGTGGAGGCCAGGGATATGGGAAGGGCCTCAGGGAAAATGTAAGTCACCTTGAAAGAGAAAGCCAAAGCCAGACTTCACCTGTTTCACATCTTTGTCTCTAGCCCCATTGACTTGGACGCCCTACACTTCTTCCTATAATAAAATATCCATCAAAGAAACCActtcagaaaattaaaatgtaagtGGTTTCAACATCTATTGAAAAATGCATTCTGAAATAGAATGAAAACAGGATGCATGTCTCCAAATGCAAATATATATGCCTATGGAGAgaagggagaaaataaattatatatacatatcagGATAAGTTCCATGCCATAATTAGCTAGCCatcaggcttatttcacttggcaaatATAAGCTTCTATTATCTAAAAATTCCACTTAGAAAACAAGCATATTCACTTTAGTACTGAATTCAGCAGCAACAGTATAATTGGAAATGCTGCAAGTTTTGAAAGCAAACTGAAGCAAAGAAATACAATACTCGAAGGACCACTGGGCTCTGCAAAAACTCAAGAGAGCTTTGAAAACGTTGTCTTGGTTTTCAATAGCTACGCAATCACTCAAAGAGTATTTATTACTTCTTTCTTCAAAGGGAGACAATCTGCAGCAGAATTCAACAGGTTCAAAATCAACTAATAAGCGAACAGCAGGTAGAAGGAGACACCAGGCTATTTTTAAAAGCATCACTTAAGCCACCATATTAAATGTGCTCTTTTAGCAGGGAGAAAAATCTTCGTTCATTATCAGAGTTCGAACTTGCTCCCACAAACCCTGTTTAAGGGATTTCAACATGTCAAGTTGAGGCCTGCACAGTTTAACCCAGGATCAGGAGAATTCCATTTGCCAACCCCATATGACACTTGGCTGTATCACAGACACCTCCAACTCAGCATGTCCAAAGGAAAATCGTCTCTTCCCTGCCACCATGAACCCCAAACCATCCCTCTGGCAAGTGTTTTAAACTCAATAAATGCAAACACAAACTCCAAATGTAGAAGTCGCTTTACGACTCCAACCTGTTTCTTACTCCCAACCTCCAATCAAGATC is a window from the Callospermophilus lateralis isolate mCalLat2 chromosome 12, mCalLat2.hap1, whole genome shotgun sequence genome containing:
- the LOC143411709 gene encoding protocadherin-8 isoform X1, whose translation is MSSVRRWGSPCLFPLQLFSLCWVLSVAQSKTVRYSTFEEDAPGTVIGTLAEDLHMKVSGDTSFRLMKQFNSSLLRVREGDGQLTVGDAGLDRERLCGQAPQCVLAFDVVSFSQEQFRLVHVEVEVRDVNDHAPRFPRAQIPVEVSEGAAVGTRIPLEVPVDEDVGANGLQSVRLAEPHSPFRVELQTRADGAQCADLVLLQELDRESQAAYSLELVAQDGGRPPRSATAALSVRVLDANDHSPAFPQGAVAEVELAEDAPVGSLLLDLDAADPDEGPNGDVVFSFGARTPPEARRLFRLDPRSGRLTLAGPVDYERQDTYELDVRAQDRGPGPRAATCKVIVRIRDVNDNAPDIAITPLAAPGAPAASPFAAAAAAAALGGTDATSSAGPGIQEAGATSLVPEGAARESLVALVSTSDRDSGANGQVRCALYGHEHFRLQPAYAGSYLVVTAASLDRERIAEYNLTLVAEDRGAPPLRTVRPYTVRVGDENDNAPLFTRPVYEVSVRENNPPGAYLATVAARDPDLGRNGQVTYRLLEAEVGRSGDAVSTYVSVDPATGAIYALRSFDYETLRQLDVRIQASDGGSPQLSSSALVQVRVLDQNDHAPVLVHPAPANGTLEVAVPGRTSRDTAVARVQARDADEGANGELSFDLQQQEPREVFAIGRRTGEIVLTGDLSQEPPGRVFRALLVISDGGRPPLSTTATVSFVVTAGGGRGPAVPASVGSPEHSRPPGSRLEASGPALQWDTPLIVIIVLAGSCTLLLAAIIAIATTCNRRKKEVRKGGPLREERPGAAGGGASAPGSPEETARGAGPRPNMFDVLTFPGSGKAPFGSPAADAPPPAVAAAEVPGSEGGSATGESSCHFEGQQRLRGAHAEPYGASPGFGKEPAPPVAVWKGHSFNTISGREAEKFSGKDSGKGDSDFNDSDSDISGDALKKDLINHMQSGLWACTAECKILGHSDRCWSPSCGGPNSHPPPHPPAQMSTFCKSTSLPRDPLRRDNYYQAQLPKTVGLQSVYEKVLHRDYDRTVTLLSPPRPGRLPDLQEIGVPLYQSPPGRYLSPKKGANENV
- the LOC143411709 gene encoding protocadherin-8 isoform X2 is translated as MSSVRRWGSPCLFPLQLFSLCWVLSVAQSKTVRYSTFEEDAPGTVIGTLAEDLHMKVSGDTSFRLMKQFNSSLLRVREGDGQLTVGDAGLDRERLCGQAPQCVLAFDVVSFSQEQFRLVHVEVEVRDVNDHAPRFPRAQIPVEVSEGAAVGTRIPLEVPVDEDVGANGLQSVRLAEPHSPFRVELQTRADGAQCADLVLLQELDRESQAAYSLELVAQDGGRPPRSATAALSVRVLDANDHSPAFPQGAVAEVELAEDAPVGSLLLDLDAADPDEGPNGDVVFSFGARTPPEARRLFRLDPRSGRLTLAGPVDYERQDTYELDVRAQDRGPGPRAATCKVIVRIRDVNDNAPDIAITPLAAPGAPAASPFAAAAAAAALGGTDATSSAGPGIQEAGATSLVPEGAARESLVALVSTSDRDSGANGQVRCALYGHEHFRLQPAYAGSYLVVTAASLDRERIAEYNLTLVAEDRGAPPLRTVRPYTVRVGDENDNAPLFTRPVYEVSVRENNPPGAYLATVAARDPDLGRNGQVTYRLLEAEVGRSGDAVSTYVSVDPATGAIYALRSFDYETLRQLDVRIQASDGGSPQLSSSALVQVRVLDQNDHAPVLVHPAPANGTLEVAVPGRTSRDTAVARVQARDADEGANGELSFDLQQQEPREVFAIGRRTGEIVLTGDLSQEPPGRVFRALLVISDGGRPPLSTTATVSFVVTAGGGRGPAVPASVGSPEHSRPPGSRLEASGPALQWDTPLIVIIVLAGSCTLLLAAIIAIATTCNRRKKEPYGASPGFGKEPAPPVAVWKGHSFNTISGREAEKFSGKDSGKGDSDFNDSDSDISGDALKKDLINHMQSGLWACTAECKILGHSDRCWSPSCGGPNSHPPPHPPAQMSTFCKSTSLPRDPLRRDNYYQAQLPKTVGLQSVYEKVLHRDYDRTVTLLSPPRPGRLPDLQEIGVPLYQSPPGRYLSPKKGANENV